One Elaeis guineensis isolate ETL-2024a chromosome 10, EG11, whole genome shotgun sequence genomic window carries:
- the LOC105034808 gene encoding uncharacterized protein — protein sequence MLDKATAIPLPQPSSFPSSPSHLSSHPLKPTLSWNSIVAASTHPVSPPPILSSTGLGGRRGGGRDVWRRAPRNHHYVDRSVDMDALLSALSQTTTPEELYAVMSPYLGTPDGRHQLSPRFMVSLLSREPDWRRSLALLDWMLDIASYPPSVFAFNVVLRNALRARQFPLALGLLHEMRLSLSLSPDAVTYSTLVSALGQAGHLDAALSLLPLLDADGVFPDLPLLTTLIDLARKLGDHSKALSLFSRLRRARIPPDLIAFNSALAAFASAGLLRDARRLLFDEMPAAGVAPDAISYSTLLAALVRRRRYLEALSLFNDMRARRAPLDLTTCNVMLDAYGQLDMAREADRLFWSMRRIGIPPSVVSYNTMLRVYGDAELFGEAIHLFRLMQRKEIEQNVVTYNTMIRIYGKSLEHEKAGNLVQDMQRKGIQPNAITYSTIISIWGRAGKLFRAAKLFQKLRSSGVEIDPVLYQTMIAVYERSGLVGHAKRLLHDLKHPENIPKETAIKILANAGRVEEAAWVFRQAVGAGEVKDISVFRSMMDLFSRNRKHKNVVEVFEKMRGQGYFPDSEMIAIVLNAYGKLQEFDRADALYQEMREEGCVFTDRVHFQMLSLLGARRDFEGLEALLERLRDDPNIDKRELHLVAAGVYERANKLDEASKIIAQIKNSNAIAFI from the coding sequence ATGCTGGACAAGGCAACGGCTATTCCCCTTCCCCAACCTTCCTCCTTCCCCTCCTCTCCGTCTCACCTTTCCTCACACCCACTTAAACCAACCCTCAGCTGGAACTCCATCGTCGCCGCTTCCACCCATCCCGTTTCCCCTCCCCCAATTCTCTCCTCCACAGGTCTTGGTGGTCGTCGTGGTGGCGGCAGAGACGTATGGAGGAGAGCTCCACGGAACCACCATTATGTGGACCGGAGCGTGGACATGGACGCCCTGCTTTCGGCCCTCAGCCAGACCACCACCCCCGAAGAGCTCTACGCCGTGATGTCTCCTTATCTCGGCACCCCCGACGGCCGCCACCAGCTCTCCCCTCGCTTCatggtctccctcctctcccgcgAGCCCGACTGGCGCCGCTCCCTCGCCCTCCTCGACTGGATGCTCGACATCGCCTCCTACCCGCCTTCCGTCTTCGCCTTCAACGTCGTCCTCCGCAACGCCCTCCGCGCCCGCCAATTCCCCCTCGCCCTCGGCCTCCTCCACGAGAtgcgcctctccctctctctctcccccgatGCCGTCACCTACTCCACCCTCGTCTCTGCCCTCGGCCAGGCCGGTCATCTCGACGCCGCCCTctccctcctccccctcctcgacGCCGACGGCGTCTTCCCCGACCTCCCCCTCCTCACCACCCTCATCGACCTCGCCCGCAAGCTCGGCGACCACTCCAAGGCCCTTTCCCTCTTCTCCCGCCTCCGCCGCGCCCGCATCCCCCCGGATCTGATCGCTTTCAACTCCGCCCTCGCCGCCTTCGCCTCCGCCGGTCTCCTCCGCGACGCCCGCCGCCTCCTGTTCGACGAAATGCCCGCAGCCGGGGTCGCCCCAGACGCCATTTCCTACTCCACCCTCCTTGCCGCCCTCGTCCGCCGCCGTCGATACCTCGAGGCCCTCTCCCTCTTCAACGACATGCGCGCCCGCCGAGCGCCCCTCGACCTCACCACCTGCAACGTCATGCTCGACGCCTACGGCCAGCTCGACATGGCCCGTGAGGCCGACCGCCTCTTCTGGAGCATGCGCCGCATCGGCATTCCCCCCAGCGTCGTCTCCTACAACACCATGCTCCGGGTCTACGGCGACGCGGAGCTCTTCGGCGAGGCCATCCACCTCTTCCGCCTCATGCAGCGCAAGGAGATCGAGCAGAACGTCGTCACCTACAACACCATGATCCGAATCTACGGCAAGTCCCTCGAGCACGAGAAAGCCGGCAACTTGGTGCAGGATATGCAGCGGAAAGGGATCCAGCCCAACGCCATCACCTACTCCACCATCATCTCCATCTGGGGACGCGCCGGGAAGCTGTTCCGCGCCGCGAAGCTCTTCCAGAAGCTGAGGAGCTCCGGAGTGGAAATCGACCCAGTGCTCTACCAGACCATGATCGCTGTGTACGAGAGGTCCGGCCTCGTGGGGCATGCCAAGCGTTTGCTCCACGACCTCAAACATCCTGAAAACATTCCTAAAGAGACAGCAATCAAGATTCTCGCCAATGCCGGTCGGGTCGAGGAGGCGGCGTGGGTATTCCGACAGGCGGTTGGTGCGGGTGAGGTGAAGGACATATCGGTGTTCCGGTCCATGATGGATTTGTTCTCAAGGAACCGGAAGCACAAGAATGTCGTAGAGGTGTTCGAGAAAATGAGAGGGCAGGGTTATTTCCCAGACTCGGAGATGATCGCCATTGTCCTAAATGCTTACGGAAAGCTGCAGGAATTTGACAGGGCTGACGCCCTCTATCAGGAGATGCGGGAAGAGGGTTGTGTTTTCACGGATAGGGTGCACTTCCAGATGCTAAGCCTCTTGGGGGCGCGGAGAGATTTCGAGGGGCTGGAGGCATTGCTTGAGAGGCTCCGCGATGACCCCAACATTGACAAGAGGGAGCTGCATCTGGTAGCGGCTGGCGTCTATGAGAGAGCGAACAAGCTTGATGAagcatcaaaaatcattgctcagataaaaaattcaaacgcCATTGCTTTTATTTGA